DNA sequence from the Marinilongibacter aquaticus genome:
TATTGATAGGCAAATCGACCAACATCGGGGCCACTGCCTGCTTGTGTGCTCCCAAAACTACCGTAACGGGAAAAACCGTATTGGCCAAAGCGGCGTCAATGGTTCGCAAAAGCATCGGTCTGCCGAAAAGATCGAGTGTTTGTTTGGGCAAGCCCATTCTTTTCGATTCGCCCGCCGCTAAAATTATGATTCCTACGTTCATCTACTTATATTTACTGCAAAATTACGAGATTTTCACGGGCGTAAATAATGAATCCGAGAAATGACCGTTTGAATTACGTGCTTTAAAATTAGACAACATGAAACTCCTAAAGAACTTGCCCTTTGCAAAGGGCGTGCTTTTCCTCGTTCCATTTTTGTTTTTCGCCTGCAACAGCGGGAAAGATCCTGGGCCTTCCGGTAAAACCTTCGAAATCTACATTGATTTCTGGAATACCTACGGTACGAACCCAAAAATTCGCTTCGATGAATTGAACACTTCAAGAGAAGTGAAAATCGATTTTTCGAAGACTTTTGAAGGCGTGGCAGAAGGCAATACTTTCACTAAAGTGCTGATCGATAACTTTAGAATTGTCGACAACAATGCCAACAATTACAACATCAAAGACATCACGGCATACGAACTTCGCGATGAAAAATGGAAAAAGGATGTGGAGTTTACCATGAGCTACAGCCAATCGGAAGATATTTCTGTGGTTTTGGTGCTCGATAGATCCGAATCTTTGGGCGAAGATTTCTCGACCATCAAGAGCTATGCCAATGATTTTATCGATAAGATATTCTCTGAACGCCAATCGGTAAAAATGGGGATTGTCGATTTCGCTGATGACGTAAAAGGTCATCCGCTTACTTCTGACAAAGAGGATTTGAAAGATTACGTGAACAGCCTTCAACAAGGGAAATTCACTACTTTATACAATGCCATGGATATGGGTATAGACATGCTGCAAGATTCGGGCTCGCAGAGTAAAGTACTCTTCGTATTTACCGATGGAACAGACAACAACTCTTCTCCAAACGTGGATTCTGACTACCTTTTGGGTAGATTGCAAAACACAAAAGACGGAATCAGTATCAGTAGTTTTGCTATTGGATTGGATGGCAACGGTGGTGTAGACAAGAATATCCTGACTAAGCTTTCGGGCAATGGCGGTACTTCCAGTTTTCCGAAAACGGTATCGGAAGCCAAGGGCGTTTTCGAGAAGTTTTCCAAAGTTATTTCCACCGTATACAGCTTGGAATACCTGAGAAACCAGCAGATTATTCCGAGGGAAAAACCAGCCAAACTGAAGTTTGAAATTACTGCGGAATAGAAAAAATAATCTTACAAAAAAAAGGCCGGCGATTTCATCGCCGGCCTTTTTTTAATCTTCTTCTATAAACTCCAAATAAGCATAGGGAGAATTGAGATTTTCCACCATAATGCGGTAGGTATATTTACCCTGTTTCAAAGGTGTTTCGCCCACATAATCCAAAGGCTGTATAGTGAAAGCCTTTCCATTGATTTTAAAAGAAACAAAAGCATAACGATACGCCGAATTGAATTGCCTGTAGAACGAATGCTGGCCATTTTTTACCGTGCCGTAGTCGTTCTCCCCTCCACCGGTATCCACATACATATTCTCCATACTGTATTTCGAGTCATTCCAGATACGTATACTGATATCACCCGACCCATTAGAGCCATCCGCATCCAACATCCCATTGGGTCCAAGATCAGCCTTATCTCCCTTGGAGCAGGCACAGACCACTAACATCACAATCCCTAAAAGCGTAAATTTCATGTCGCAAAATTATATAAGTATGATTATCTATCCATATAAATAGTTGCCGACAGACTTTAAAATTGAACTAAATCTTAGTTAACGGAGTTAGTCTACCAAATCTATAGACTAAAATATTATGTGGGAATTGATTTTGAAACCGTGGCCCTGGTATGTGGCGGGGCCTTTGATAGGCTTGATGGTTCCACTGCTGTTGCTATTGGGAAACAAGCCTTTTGGCATTTCCAGCAGTATGCGACATATATGTGCGGCCGTGATGCCCGCTAAAATCCCATTTTTTCAATACGATTGGCGGAAAGAATTCTGGCTTTTGATTTTTGTCGGAGGTGTCATTCTCGGGGCCTTTGTAGCTACCCAGTACCTTAGCGACCATACTACTGCCCATCTGAATCCCCAAACAATTACAGACCTGAAAGCTTTAGGGGTGAATCAATTCGACGGCATGCTGCCCGCCAACATTTTCAATTTCTCTAGCCTTCTTTCTTTAAAGGGTCTTGTTTTTATCGTTTTGGGCGGATTTTTAGTGGGCTTCGGTACACGTTACGCAGGTGGCTGTACTTCGGGACACTCCATTATGGGTTTATCCAATTTACAATGGCCTTCGCTGATTGCCACAATTTGCTTTATGCTCGGTGGTTTTCTCATGGTACACATCGGCTATCCTTTGATCTTTAAATTGTTTTAATCATGCAGTTTACAATCGAAAAAGAAATAGAATCTAACAAATCACCAAAAGTGGAGCCCAAAATAACTTCAGATTCCAACCTGAAGTACCTCCTTGCCGGAGCGATTTTCGGTATCGTACTCATCAAAAGTGAAGTGGTTTCTTGGTTTCGTATACAAGAAATGTTCCGTTTGCAAAGCTTCCACATGTACGGTGTAATCGGCTCTGCCGTACTTACTGGTGCTATTTCGGTATGGCTTATCAAGAAATTCAAAGTCAAGAGTTTCGACGGCACATTGATTCAGATCGCTCCCAAAAGCTTTTCGAAAGGGCAAATTTTCGGCGGACTTTCTTTTGGTCTGGGTTGGGCTTTAACGGGTGCCTGTCCAGGACCAATTTACGCCCAAATTGGAGCGGGTTTTGGCGTCACTTTCGTAACCTTACTTTCGGCCTTGGCGGGCGTTTGGGTATACGGCCGATTCAAGGATAAGTTACCGCATTAAAATTTACCTTATATTCGTGTCTCCGAATACCGTGAATTGAACAAAAACTATGCACATGCTTTGGCCCGCCTGATTTCCAATTTGGGCCACCCCATTGTACTGGCTTGTGCCAGTTTGCTCTTTGTTAATTTTCAGGAATTTTCCTTGAAAAAAGCCGTACAATTAAGTGGATTAACACTGATAATTGCCGTTTTTCCCTTGATTACCTATGTCTATTATCAAATCCAAAAGGGGAATTTCAAGGATTTCGACGTCTCGGATCAGAAAAAAAGAAACGGCCTTTATCCTATTCTCATTGCTTTGCAACTGATCCTGTTGCTTGTCCTTTACCTGATGGATTTTTCTTGGACCATACGCCTCGGCTTGCTCTCTTGCCTTTTTCTTCTGGTGCTTTCGTATATTCTTAATTTCTACATCAAAGTTTCGCTTCACAGTTCTTTTTCGGTGTTTGTTTCGGTTTTGCTCTACACCCTCGAGCCCAAATATGCCTTCAGCCTCTTTCTTTTTGCTCTGATGATTGCCCACTCTCGCGTATATTTAGGACGTCATAGTTTAATTGAAGTGGTTTTGGGCACAATAATCGGCCTGATTTCGGGTTATATTTTTCACCTTTGGATTTAATAAAACACGCCCATGATACTCTTCGAATCTCAGCTTGAAGGTTTTGAACTTAAGGAAAAAAGAAAGGCCAAAGAATGGTTGAAGGAGATAGCCGAATCGGAAGGCTACGAAATGTCGGAACTGAATTACATTTTCATGTCGGATGAAAACCTGCTCGAAATCAATATCGAATATTTGGATCACGACACCTACACCGACATTATTACTTTCGACAATTCGGATGACGAACACAAAATCGAAGGCGATGTGTTCATTAGCGTGGATCGTGTAAAAGAAAATGCCGAAAAATTTGAGGTGATCTTCGAGGAAGAATTGCGACGCGTAATGGCTCACGGACTTCTGCACCTTTGCGGTTACAAAGACAAAAGCGAATCGGAATCGCAACTGATGAGAGAAAAAGAAAATTGGGCTTTGACTTTATACAAATCCGAGTAGACCGTCTTTAGCCGAACCCTTCCCTTTCCTGAACAATTTGACTTCAATCGCAACTACTTCCGAAAAGACTTCTTAATTTTATTTCCTTGTGCAGACAACCTATTAATTATAAAGCAAATGGAGACAACAAAAGTAAGCATTGAAGCCCATATTTTGGCGGATGCCCAGAAAGTTTGGGCATATTATACCGAGCCGGAACACATTACACAATGGAACTTTGCCGACCCTTCTTGGCATTGCCCGCAAGCAGAAAACGATTTACGCGTTGGTGGAAAATACAAGGCCAGAATGGAAGCGAAAGACGGCAGTTTTGGTTTCGATTTTGAAGCCCTATACGATGAAGTAGAAGAAGGAAAGAAGATTGTATACACAATGGGCGATGGCCGAAATTGTACGGTCAGCTTCGAAAGCACGGACGAGGGCACAAAAGTCACCACGGTATTCGATGCAGAAAATCAGAACCCAATTGAAATGCAAAAAAACGGTTGGCAGGCCATTCTCAACAATTTCAAAAGCTATACCGAAACGCATTGAGTTTTATCACGAAATGCCAAAACAATGGCATTTCGTGGCCACTTTAGCTCAATTCGGGCAAAAAAACGTTTTCGTTTTTAATCTCACCCATCACAAAAATGCTCTGCGTGCTCCCGATATTGGCCAATGAAGCGAGTTTATTCATAATGAAACTCTGGTATTCACGCATGTCTTCCACCACCACTTTGACCTGGAAATCATAATCTCCTGAAATATTCAGGCATTCGACCACTTCTTCCAATTCCACAATTTCTTTCACAAATTGGGCTCCTGCCTTTTGTTCATGTTCTTTCAGGCGAATGTTGCAGAGCACCATCAGGTCTTTTCCTACTTTTTCGCGATCGACCAAAGCCACATACCGTTTGATCACGCCTTCGTTTTCCATACGTTTCACGCGTTCGTATACAGGTGTGGGCGAAAGATTCAGTCTACCCGCCAATTCCTTGGTTGTCAGTTTGGCATCCTCTTGCAAGTATTTCAAGATAAACTTATCGGTCTCGTCGAATTTCGGCATAATGTAAATTTTGCTTCAATTTTAGAGAAAACAACAATCGAAAACAATATTTAGCAGATGATTTATCTAAAATATCAATAAATCACCCATAATTTTATCTTTTCAGCTATCTTTGCAGTTTGAAATAGAAAAGTATTTTTCCGAATGGCAAATATAAAAGAAGCACTGCAAGAACGAATTTTGATCCTCGACGGAGCCATGGGCACCATGATCCAGCGGTATCAACTGAGTGACGCCGACTACCGCGGTGAGCGTTTCAAAGATTTTCCGCATGAAATAAAAGGAAACAATGACCTGCTCTCTTTGACCCGCCCCCATGTAATCTCGGAAATTCATAAAGCCTACCTCGAGGCAGGAGCCGACATTATTGAAACCAACACTTTCAGTGCCAATTCAATATCGATGGAAGATTACCAGATGCAACATCTGGTTTACGAAATCAATTTGGAAAGTGCAAAACTTGCCCGTGCAGCAGCGGATGAAATTACCGCGAAAGATCCCCGCAAGCCCCGTTTTGTGGGCGGTTCTATGGGACCAACCACGAAATTGTCTTCGCTCTCTCCCGATGTAAACAATCCCGGTTTTCGTGCCGTCACCTTCGACCAATTGGTGGCTTCGTTCAAAGAACAGGTAGAAGCCCTTGTGGAAGGCGGTGTAGACTTGCTCATCATGGAAACCTCCACCGACACCCTCAACAGCAAAGCATCTATTTATGCTGCTCAGTTGGTGATTGAAGAGAAGCGGAAAACCAAGCCCGATTTCGATATTCCGATCCTTATCTCAGGCACCATTACCGACCAATCGGGCCGTACACTGACCGGACAAACTACCGAGGCGTTTTACAATTCGCTACGCCATGGCGACCTGCTGGCCATCGGCCTGAACTGTGCCTTAGGTGCCCGAGCCATGAAGCCTTATTTGGCCGAAATGTCGAGAATCTCCGATTGTTTCGTCAGCGTGTATCCGAATGCCGGCTTGCCAAACGAAATGGGACAATACGATGAATCGCCCGAATTTATGGGCGAGCAAGTCCGTGAATTTTTGGAAGAAGGCTATGTGAATATTCTAGGCGGATGCTGCGGTACCACGCCCGAACACATTGCCGAATTTGCACGAATTGCCGCTGAATATACGCCGAGAGTGCCTGCAAAACCCAAAAAAATGCTTCGCTTAAGTGGATTGGAACCACTCACACTGACGAAAGAATTGGGTTTTGTGAATGTTGGAGAACGTACCAATGTAACGGGCTCAAAGAAGTTTCTACGCCTGATCAAAAATGAAGAGTTTGAAGCGGCATTATCCGTTGCTCTCGATCAAGTGGAAGGCGGAGCGAACGTAATCGACGTCAACATGGACGAAGGCATGCTCGACGGCATAGAAAGCATGACCACTTTCTTGAATTTGATGGCCTCTGAACCCGACATTGCCCGAATTCCGGTCATGGTCGATTCCTCGAAATGGGAAATCATTGAAGCGGGATTGAAATGTGTGCAGGGCAAAGGCATTGTCAATTCCATTTCGCTGAAAGGTGGTGAAGAAGAATTCAAACGCCAGGCGGGAATCGTGAAAAAATTCGGAGCGGCCGTCATTGTAATGGCCTTTGATGAACAAGGTCAGGCCGACACCACAGCACGCCGAATCGAGATCGCGAAACGATCCTACGATATTCTGGTAAACGAAGTCCATTTTCCAGCAGAAGACATCATTTTCGATTTGAATATTTTTCCGGTGGCCACGGGAATCGAAGAGCACAGAATCAATGCCATTTCATTTTTCGAAGCCACCAAATGGGTACGCGAAAATCTTCCTTTTGCTCACGTGAGCGGTGGAGTAAGTAACGTATCTTTCTCGTTTCGCGGAAACAATAAAGTACGCGAGGCCATACATTCAGCCTTTTTGTATCATGGCCGACAGGCGGGAATGGACATGGGGATTGTGAACCCGGCCATGCTCGAAATTTATGACGACATTCCGAAAGAACTGCTCGAGCTTGTTGAAGATGTGCTGTTGAACCGTCGCGACGACGCCACAGAACGTTTGCTCGACTACGCCGAAAGCATCAAAGGCAATACCGAAGAGCAGGCCAAAGCCGTACAAGAATGGCGAAACGAAACTGTACAAAAACGTATTGAACATGCCTTGGTTAAAGGCATTGTTGAATTCATAGATGAAGACGTAGAAGAGGCCCGCTTGGCTTACGACACACCGCTTCAGGTAATTGAGGGGCCCTTGATGGACGGCATGAATGTGGTGGGCGACCTCTTTGGTTCGGGAAAGATGTTCTTGCCCCAAGTGGTAAAATCGGCCCGCGTGATGAAAAAAGCAGTGGCTTATCTTCTGCCCTTTTTGGAAGAAGAGAAACTTAGGAGCGGGAATACGGCAAAAAACAACGGAAAAATCCTTTTGGCTACGGTAAAAGGGGATGTACACGACATTGGAAAAAACATTGTCGGTGTGGTTTTGGCTTGCAATAATTTTGAAATTATTGACTTGGGCGTGATGGTTCCCGCCGAAAAAATATTGGAAGAAGCCGTGAAACAAGAAGTGGACATGATTGGCCTCAGTGGCCTGATTACTCCCTCTCTTGACGAAATGGTGTACGTGGCCAAGGAGATGCAAAAAAGACAGATGCACATGCCGCTGCTCATTGGTGGAGCCACCACTTCTCGAGTGCACACGGCTGTGAAAATCGACCCGCACTACACCGGTGCCGTGGTGCATGTTCTGGATGCTTCCAAATCTGTTCCTGTGGCAAGCAGCCTGTTGAGCAACGAACAAAAGGAGCCTTTCAAAGCTAAATACAAAGCAGAATACGAGCAATTCAGAATCGATTACCAAAATAGACAAGCAGACAAGGTAAGTATTCCGATCACCGAGGCAAGGGCCAATAAACTACCCATCGATTGGAAAAACACCGCAATTGCGAAACCCAGCTTTTTGGGCACAAAAGTCATCGAAAACCAAAATTTACGCGAAATCATAAAATACATCGATTGGACACCCTTCTTCCAATCTTGGGATTTGCACGGCCGTTATCCCAAAATCCTAGAAGATAAAGTGGTGGGTGACGAAGCCAAACGTGTGTTTGCAGATGCCCAAAAAATGTTGGATCAGATTGTTTCGGAAAAATGGTTTACCGCAAAAGCGGTATTCGGTTTTTGGCCGAGCAATGTCGACGAAAACGATTCGCAGCTGATTTATGATTTCGAAATACACGACGAAGGCCACAGTTCTTCTTGCAGCGATCTGGCCCATGATCATAAAGTGTATTTGCCGAAACAACAAGTCATTGGTCAATTTCATCATCTTCGCCAGCAGGGTAAAAAAGGCAAAGGTATTCCAAACCTGTCTTTGGCCGACTTTGTGATACCTAAAGCAAGCGGTCAGACCGACTACTTTGGCGGTTTTGCGGTCTGTATTTTCGGAGCAGAAGAAAAAGCTCAGGCCTTTTTGAAAAACCACGACGACTACAACAGCATCATGGTGAAAACGTTGGCCGATCGATTTGCCGAAGCCTTTACCGAGCTTTTGCACGAAAAAGTGCGAAAACAATATTGGGGCTACGCCAAAGATGAAACCTACGACAACGAAGCCCTCATTCGTGAGAAATATCAAGGCATTCGTCCTGCTCCGGGCTATCCGGCTTGTCCAGACCACACGTTGAAAACCGAGCTTTTCAGACTATTGGATGCCGAAAAGGCCATTGGAATTGAACTGACAGAAAGCTTGGCAATGTGGCCTGCATCGGCGGTGAGTGGATTTTTCTTTAGCCATCCCGAAAGCAAGTATTTTGGTCTTGGCAAAATTGGCAAAGATCAGGTCGAAGATTACGTGGCACGCCGAGGAATAAGCTTGGATGAAGCAGAAAGGTGGCTTTCGCCCGTCTTGAATTATTGATTGTGAAG
Encoded proteins:
- a CDS encoding vWA domain-containing protein, which gives rise to MKLLKNLPFAKGVLFLVPFLFFACNSGKDPGPSGKTFEIYIDFWNTYGTNPKIRFDELNTSREVKIDFSKTFEGVAEGNTFTKVLIDNFRIVDNNANNYNIKDITAYELRDEKWKKDVEFTMSYSQSEDISVVLVLDRSESLGEDFSTIKSYANDFIDKIFSERQSVKMGIVDFADDVKGHPLTSDKEDLKDYVNSLQQGKFTTLYNAMDMGIDMLQDSGSQSKVLFVFTDGTDNNSSPNVDSDYLLGRLQNTKDGISISSFAIGLDGNGGVDKNILTKLSGNGGTSSFPKTVSEAKGVFEKFSKVISTVYSLEYLRNQQIIPREKPAKLKFEITAE
- a CDS encoding YeeE/YedE family protein, giving the protein MWELILKPWPWYVAGPLIGLMVPLLLLLGNKPFGISSSMRHICAAVMPAKIPFFQYDWRKEFWLLIFVGGVILGAFVATQYLSDHTTAHLNPQTITDLKALGVNQFDGMLPANIFNFSSLLSLKGLVFIVLGGFLVGFGTRYAGGCTSGHSIMGLSNLQWPSLIATICFMLGGFLMVHIGYPLIFKLF
- a CDS encoding YeeE/YedE family protein, coding for MQFTIEKEIESNKSPKVEPKITSDSNLKYLLAGAIFGIVLIKSEVVSWFRIQEMFRLQSFHMYGVIGSAVLTGAISVWLIKKFKVKSFDGTLIQIAPKSFSKGQIFGGLSFGLGWALTGACPGPIYAQIGAGFGVTFVTLLSALAGVWVYGRFKDKLPH
- a CDS encoding phosphatase PAP2 family protein, yielding MNKNYAHALARLISNLGHPIVLACASLLFVNFQEFSLKKAVQLSGLTLIIAVFPLITYVYYQIQKGNFKDFDVSDQKKRNGLYPILIALQLILLLVLYLMDFSWTIRLGLLSCLFLLVLSYILNFYIKVSLHSSFSVFVSVLLYTLEPKYAFSLFLFALMIAHSRVYLGRHSLIEVVLGTIIGLISGYIFHLWI
- the ybeY gene encoding rRNA maturation RNase YbeY, with the translated sequence MILFESQLEGFELKEKRKAKEWLKEIAESEGYEMSELNYIFMSDENLLEINIEYLDHDTYTDIITFDNSDDEHKIEGDVFISVDRVKENAEKFEVIFEEELRRVMAHGLLHLCGYKDKSESESQLMREKENWALTLYKSE
- a CDS encoding SRPBCC family protein, with the protein product METTKVSIEAHILADAQKVWAYYTEPEHITQWNFADPSWHCPQAENDLRVGGKYKARMEAKDGSFGFDFEALYDEVEEGKKIVYTMGDGRNCTVSFESTDEGTKVTTVFDAENQNPIEMQKNGWQAILNNFKSYTETH
- a CDS encoding Lrp/AsnC family transcriptional regulator codes for the protein MPKFDETDKFILKYLQEDAKLTTKELAGRLNLSPTPVYERVKRMENEGVIKRYVALVDREKVGKDLMVLCNIRLKEHEQKAGAQFVKEIVELEEVVECLNISGDYDFQVKVVVEDMREYQSFIMNKLASLANIGSTQSIFVMGEIKNENVFLPELS
- the metH gene encoding methionine synthase — protein: MANIKEALQERILILDGAMGTMIQRYQLSDADYRGERFKDFPHEIKGNNDLLSLTRPHVISEIHKAYLEAGADIIETNTFSANSISMEDYQMQHLVYEINLESAKLARAAADEITAKDPRKPRFVGGSMGPTTKLSSLSPDVNNPGFRAVTFDQLVASFKEQVEALVEGGVDLLIMETSTDTLNSKASIYAAQLVIEEKRKTKPDFDIPILISGTITDQSGRTLTGQTTEAFYNSLRHGDLLAIGLNCALGARAMKPYLAEMSRISDCFVSVYPNAGLPNEMGQYDESPEFMGEQVREFLEEGYVNILGGCCGTTPEHIAEFARIAAEYTPRVPAKPKKMLRLSGLEPLTLTKELGFVNVGERTNVTGSKKFLRLIKNEEFEAALSVALDQVEGGANVIDVNMDEGMLDGIESMTTFLNLMASEPDIARIPVMVDSSKWEIIEAGLKCVQGKGIVNSISLKGGEEEFKRQAGIVKKFGAAVIVMAFDEQGQADTTARRIEIAKRSYDILVNEVHFPAEDIIFDLNIFPVATGIEEHRINAISFFEATKWVRENLPFAHVSGGVSNVSFSFRGNNKVREAIHSAFLYHGRQAGMDMGIVNPAMLEIYDDIPKELLELVEDVLLNRRDDATERLLDYAESIKGNTEEQAKAVQEWRNETVQKRIEHALVKGIVEFIDEDVEEARLAYDTPLQVIEGPLMDGMNVVGDLFGSGKMFLPQVVKSARVMKKAVAYLLPFLEEEKLRSGNTAKNNGKILLATVKGDVHDIGKNIVGVVLACNNFEIIDLGVMVPAEKILEEAVKQEVDMIGLSGLITPSLDEMVYVAKEMQKRQMHMPLLIGGATTSRVHTAVKIDPHYTGAVVHVLDASKSVPVASSLLSNEQKEPFKAKYKAEYEQFRIDYQNRQADKVSIPITEARANKLPIDWKNTAIAKPSFLGTKVIENQNLREIIKYIDWTPFFQSWDLHGRYPKILEDKVVGDEAKRVFADAQKMLDQIVSEKWFTAKAVFGFWPSNVDENDSQLIYDFEIHDEGHSSSCSDLAHDHKVYLPKQQVIGQFHHLRQQGKKGKGIPNLSLADFVIPKASGQTDYFGGFAVCIFGAEEKAQAFLKNHDDYNSIMVKTLADRFAEAFTELLHEKVRKQYWGYAKDETYDNEALIREKYQGIRPAPGYPACPDHTLKTELFRLLDAEKAIGIELTESLAMWPASAVSGFFFSHPESKYFGLGKIGKDQVEDYVARRGISLDEAERWLSPVLNY